In Rhizobium jaguaris, a single window of DNA contains:
- a CDS encoding carboxymuconolactone decarboxylase family protein has product MARIPIPATLEAAPEASKLTLEAIKKQIGALPNVFRMMSNSPAVLEAYAAINGALGKGKLDKKIRERIALAIAQKNGCEYCLAAHTYTGTHVTKLSLEEIAAARRGGSSEARADAAVKFAVRVAEARGGVSEQEVEGLKAAGFDDGELLEIVAHVAANTFTNYTNEVFKTDVDFPKVEREAA; this is encoded by the coding sequence ATGGCTCGAATTCCGATTCCCGCGACACTCGAAGCGGCACCTGAAGCCTCGAAGCTTACGCTCGAAGCGATCAAGAAGCAAATCGGCGCACTGCCCAACGTCTTTCGCATGATGTCCAACAGCCCGGCAGTCCTCGAAGCATATGCCGCGATCAACGGGGCGCTCGGCAAGGGCAAGCTCGACAAGAAGATCCGCGAGCGGATCGCGCTGGCAATCGCCCAGAAGAACGGCTGCGAATATTGCCTCGCCGCCCATACCTACACCGGTACGCACGTGACCAAGCTCAGTCTCGAAGAGATCGCTGCTGCCCGCCGCGGCGGATCCTCGGAGGCGAGGGCCGACGCCGCCGTCAAGTTCGCGGTGAGGGTCGCCGAAGCCAGGGGTGGGGTCTCCGAACAGGAAGTGGAAGGACTGAAGGCTGCCGGCTTCGATGATGGCGAGCTTCTGGAGATCGTCGCTCACGTCGCAGCGAACACTTTCACAAACTACACGAACGAGGTCTTCAAGACCGACGTCGACTTCCCGAAGGTTGAGCGCGAAGCCGCCTGA
- a CDS encoding helix-turn-helix domain-containing protein, whose translation MQTDIAIKVSLGRIRDVFATIDDSLHVEHYSVADPNIYLAKLTLENGNRAITTSLGSGVGTFVVAALDSELHLEQKGRVLFQGLMVEDSVTFVEGPDPIAVELQSDACLYVLTFLREPYRAPCSVVGGRFNIRDIRLAELIGEISESSPARRSEITRDFSRLAFEHYKCLPRVHPLSAWRLSRVRRYAESRLDQRMSLEELAGVAGFSRAHFAATFKAATSMSAHEFLLRMRIQVAARLLICTDLALVEIALQTGFQNQPHFSTVFKRITAVTPRKWRDSRRSVAMAHSPEQVVEGAIVIEHLPGEPEGFLPHDLH comes from the coding sequence ATGCAGACCGATATCGCCATCAAGGTGAGCTTGGGCCGGATACGTGACGTCTTCGCAACCATCGACGACTCCCTGCACGTCGAGCACTACAGCGTCGCCGACCCGAATATCTACCTGGCGAAGTTAACACTGGAAAACGGAAACCGGGCGATCACAACCTCGCTAGGTTCCGGCGTCGGGACGTTCGTCGTCGCAGCCCTCGACTCCGAGCTGCACCTTGAGCAGAAGGGGCGCGTGCTGTTTCAAGGACTGATGGTCGAGGACAGCGTCACCTTCGTCGAAGGCCCTGATCCTATTGCGGTGGAGCTGCAGTCCGATGCGTGTCTCTATGTGCTCACCTTTCTGCGAGAGCCTTATCGGGCGCCATGCTCGGTCGTCGGAGGAAGATTCAACATCCGCGACATCCGCCTCGCGGAGCTGATTGGGGAGATCTCCGAAAGTTCGCCCGCGAGAAGAAGCGAGATCACCAGAGACTTTTCGAGGTTGGCGTTCGAACATTACAAGTGTCTCCCGCGCGTCCACCCCCTCTCGGCATGGCGACTGAGCAGAGTCAGGCGCTACGCGGAATCACGCCTCGATCAGCGGATGTCGCTGGAGGAGCTGGCGGGTGTCGCGGGGTTCTCTCGGGCGCATTTCGCGGCCACGTTCAAGGCGGCCACCTCGATGAGCGCACATGAATTCCTTCTACGGATGCGAATTCAGGTCGCAGCCAGGCTGCTGATTTGCACCGATCTGGCCCTCGTTGAAATCGCCTTGCAGACGGGTTTCCAGAACCAGCCGCATTTTTCGACGGTCTTCAAGAGAATCACCGCCGTCACGCCGCGCAAATGGCGGGACTCCCGGCGGTCCGTCGCAATGGCGCACAGCCCAGAGCAGGTGGTCGAGGGCGCTATCGTCATCGAACACCTGCCGGGAGAGCCGGAAGGATTCCTTCCGCACGATCTGCATTGA
- a CDS encoding alpha/beta fold hydrolase, producing the protein MNKWLSSSAMVAALIVSQSAMAASKPTIVLVHGAFAESASWDGVAAKLVKDGYPVVAVANPLRGLKYDSDYVSAVLKSIDGPVVLVGHSYGGSVITDVAVEGTNVKSLVFVAGLAPDNGESAGSLGKKFPTGTLGDALAPPVVQPDGKHDLYILQSKFWKQFAADVPEPQAALMGAEQRPVTAEALNDPSGDPSWKKLPSHFIYGTADKNIPTELHEFMAKRAGAKETVGVKGASHVVMISHPDLVSAMIERAAADK; encoded by the coding sequence ATGAACAAGTGGTTGTCGAGTTCAGCAATGGTCGCGGCTCTCATCGTGAGCCAGAGCGCAATGGCGGCGTCGAAGCCGACGATCGTCCTTGTCCACGGAGCCTTCGCGGAGTCGGCGAGCTGGGACGGCGTCGCCGCCAAGCTGGTCAAGGATGGCTATCCTGTCGTCGCAGTGGCCAACCCGCTGCGGGGGCTGAAGTACGACTCCGACTACGTTTCGGCAGTCCTGAAGTCCATCGACGGGCCGGTCGTCCTGGTCGGCCACTCATACGGCGGCTCGGTGATCACCGACGTCGCGGTCGAAGGAACGAACGTAAAGTCCCTGGTCTTCGTGGCAGGACTCGCGCCGGACAACGGAGAGAGCGCCGGCAGCCTCGGCAAGAAGTTCCCGACCGGCACGCTTGGCGACGCCCTGGCACCGCCCGTCGTGCAGCCCGATGGGAAGCACGATCTCTACATCTTGCAGAGCAAGTTCTGGAAGCAGTTCGCTGCAGACGTCCCGGAGCCGCAAGCAGCGCTGATGGGCGCGGAACAGCGTCCGGTCACGGCCGAGGCCCTGAACGATCCTTCGGGAGACCCATCATGGAAAAAGCTGCCTTCGCATTTCATCTACGGCACCGCTGACAAGAACATCCCGACCGAGCTTCACGAGTTCATGGCGAAGCGAGCGGGCGCAAAGGAAACCGTTGGCGTCAAGGGGGCGTCGCATGTGGTGATGATCTCCCATCCCGATCTAGTGTCCGCGATGATCGAGCGGGCCGCCGCCGACAAGTAG
- a CDS encoding NUDIX hydrolase: MLPPVCRRRRRGFFITTRETKRWTIPQGWSIKGLEPHQAAKREAREEAGVKGKVKKKPFGYFTYVKTLTDGQRVPPVVQVHLLETRTTRSHFPEKGQRDLVWLPASEASLLVEEPELKGLVGKFSRQTAFR, translated from the coding sequence GTGCTACCGCCAGTCTGCCGACGCCGCCGTCGAGGTTTTTTCATAACGACGAGAGAGACCAAACGTTGGACGATCCCCCAGGGTTGGTCGATCAAGGGACTAGAGCCACACCAGGCCGCGAAACGTGAAGCGAGGGAGGAGGCCGGCGTCAAAGGTAAGGTCAAGAAGAAGCCGTTCGGCTACTTTACATATGTCAAAACGCTCACCGATGGACAAAGGGTGCCACCCGTCGTCCAGGTGCATTTGCTCGAAACGCGGACAACACGATCGCATTTTCCGGAGAAAGGACAGCGGGACCTCGTGTGGTTGCCAGCCTCCGAAGCATCGCTTCTCGTGGAGGAGCCCGAGTTGAAGGGGCTGGTCGGGAAATTCTCGAGGCAAACTGCGTTTCGTTGA
- a CDS encoding response regulator has protein sequence MQVQFNDTLEQTNSSDAYPPYSSREAKREAFDDAIRFGRFCAIPHSRQLLLDGRPKEIGGRAFDLLMVLLRSNGRIVSKGEILNEVWPSMVVEECNLRFQVKSLRRALGSHGNMIKTIVRRGYMLIREDVLPQDEARFDAIRSTTISEIDTPAAARAAAPYIVLIEDDESVRRSISTLLRSVGLGVASFESVKEYRESGHAPQPDCLILDVCLPGRSGLDFQADLLKTGIRYPIIFISGYADIQMSVRAMKAGAVEFLTKPVRHQDLLSAVDMAINA, from the coding sequence ATGCAAGTCCAATTCAACGATACGCTGGAACAAACGAACTCGTCGGACGCCTACCCGCCATACTCTTCCAGAGAGGCGAAGCGCGAAGCCTTTGACGACGCGATCCGCTTTGGCAGGTTCTGCGCCATCCCGCATTCCCGTCAGCTTTTGCTGGACGGGCGTCCGAAGGAAATAGGCGGGCGGGCGTTCGATCTTCTGATGGTTCTACTCAGGTCCAACGGCAGGATCGTCAGCAAGGGCGAGATCCTGAACGAGGTGTGGCCGTCGATGGTGGTAGAGGAGTGCAATCTCCGCTTCCAGGTGAAGTCCTTGAGGCGAGCATTGGGTAGTCACGGCAACATGATCAAGACAATCGTCAGGAGAGGCTATATGCTGATCAGGGAAGACGTACTGCCCCAAGACGAGGCGCGGTTCGACGCGATAAGGTCGACGACGATTTCGGAGATCGACACGCCTGCTGCGGCGAGGGCCGCGGCGCCCTATATCGTCCTGATCGAGGACGACGAAAGCGTCCGGCGCTCGATTTCAACACTGCTACGATCGGTCGGCCTCGGCGTTGCATCCTTTGAATCCGTCAAGGAATACCGGGAGAGTGGGCACGCACCTCAGCCCGATTGCCTCATCCTCGACGTCTGCCTGCCCGGCAGAAGCGGCTTGGACTTTCAGGCCGACCTCTTGAAGACAGGAATACGCTACCCGATCATCTTCATCAGCGGTTATGCGGACATCCAGATGTCGGTGCGTGCGATGAAGGCGGGCGCGGTCGAGTTCCTGACGAAGCCGGTGCGGCATCAGGATCTGTTGTCGGCGGTGGATATGGCCATCAATGCGTAG
- a CDS encoding alpha/beta fold hydrolase, which produces MSRTALAIAIALSASTALPATSYAAKKVVATHKLVVPQVTYHTVDVDGTSVFYREAGPADAPVVLLLHGFPTSSHMFRNLIPILADKYHVIAPDYPGFGQSEAPDHTKFAYTFGHYADIVDGLLGKLNINEYAMYVMDYGAPVGYRLALKHPDRVSALIVQNGNAYEEGLKEFWDPIKAYWKSDTPANREALSMLVAPETTKFQYTDGMSDITHIDPDNWGHDQPLLDRPGNKDIQLDLFHDYGTNVPLYPKFQQFFRDKKPPTLIVWGKNDKIFPADGASPYLRDLPHAEMHLLDTGHFALEDKLPEMAPMIHDFLDRKLSRN; this is translated from the coding sequence ATGAGCAGGACGGCATTGGCCATCGCGATCGCATTGTCCGCATCGACAGCCCTGCCGGCCACGTCCTACGCGGCGAAGAAGGTTGTAGCCACACATAAGCTCGTCGTCCCGCAGGTCACCTATCACACGGTGGACGTCGACGGGACGAGCGTGTTCTACCGTGAGGCCGGCCCAGCAGATGCACCCGTCGTGCTCCTGCTTCATGGATTCCCGACGTCGTCCCACATGTTCAGGAACCTCATCCCGATCCTCGCCGACAAGTATCACGTCATAGCGCCGGACTATCCAGGCTTCGGCCAGAGCGAGGCGCCCGATCACACCAAGTTCGCTTACACCTTCGGCCATTACGCCGATATCGTCGACGGCCTTCTCGGCAAACTGAACATCAATGAATACGCGATGTATGTGATGGATTACGGCGCTCCGGTCGGCTACCGGCTGGCGCTCAAGCACCCCGACCGCGTATCGGCGCTGATCGTCCAAAACGGCAATGCCTACGAAGAGGGTCTCAAGGAGTTCTGGGATCCTATCAAGGCCTACTGGAAGAGCGACACGCCCGCCAACCGCGAGGCCTTGTCGATGCTCGTCGCGCCCGAGACGACTAAGTTCCAGTACACCGACGGAATGAGCGACATCACGCACATCGATCCAGACAACTGGGGTCATGACCAGCCCTTGCTCGACCGTCCAGGCAACAAGGACATCCAGCTCGACCTGTTCCATGATTATGGCACCAACGTCCCACTCTATCCGAAATTCCAGCAGTTCTTCCGGGACAAGAAGCCGCCGACGCTGATCGTCTGGGGAAAGAACGACAAGATCTTCCCGGCCGACGGCGCGTCTCCCTACCTGCGCGACCTGCCGCACGCCGAGATGCATCTGCTCGACACCGGCCACTTTGCACTCGAAGACAAGCTTCCGGAGATGGCGCCGATGATCCATGATTTCCTCGATCGAAAGCTGAGTCGGAACTAG
- a CDS encoding MBL fold metallo-hydrolase, with translation MNKHGYNMSRRGFCLCCLGGATFATTGGWLTPSQVFAAAKSLVVQIREAAAAADITTTNLRGGISALSGSGGNMGVLVGDEGKVLVDAGITATRPRIEKALAELGSQPIKHLINSHWHFDHTDGNEWLNSEGAMIMAHPNSLKHLTVATRVVDWDFDFPASPKGALPTKLMEGDEETLKFSGQTIALRYYGPAHTDSDISVFFQEANVVHVADTFWNGVYPFIDYSTGGSIDGQINAAEANVKMVDDQTIVIPGHGEIGNKKDLIAWRDMLVGSRENIAKLKKDGRSMEETVAAKPTEKWDPVFGNWAISPALFTRLVYEGV, from the coding sequence ATGAACAAGCACGGCTACAATATGTCACGACGTGGATTCTGCCTCTGCTGCCTCGGTGGCGCGACCTTCGCCACCACCGGCGGCTGGCTCACTCCGTCGCAAGTATTCGCCGCCGCCAAAAGCCTCGTTGTCCAAATCCGCGAGGCTGCCGCTGCGGCAGATATCACCACAACCAATCTGCGGGGCGGCATCAGTGCGTTGTCCGGTTCCGGGGGCAACATGGGCGTCCTGGTTGGAGACGAGGGCAAAGTCCTCGTCGACGCCGGCATCACGGCCACGCGTCCGCGCATCGAAAAGGCGCTCGCCGAGCTCGGTTCGCAGCCGATCAAGCACCTCATCAACTCGCATTGGCACTTCGACCACACCGACGGCAACGAATGGCTCAATTCAGAAGGCGCGATGATCATGGCCCATCCGAACTCGCTGAAACATCTGACCGTCGCTACCCGCGTCGTCGATTGGGACTTCGACTTCCCGGCGTCGCCGAAGGGAGCGCTGCCGACGAAGCTGATGGAGGGCGACGAAGAGACGCTGAAGTTCAGCGGCCAGACCATCGCGCTGAGGTACTATGGCCCCGCCCATACCGACAGCGACATCTCGGTGTTCTTCCAGGAGGCGAACGTCGTCCATGTGGCCGATACCTTCTGGAACGGCGTCTACCCCTTCATCGACTATTCGACCGGCGGGAGCATCGACGGACAGATCAATGCGGCCGAGGCGAACGTCAAGATGGTAGACGACCAGACGATCGTCATTCCGGGGCACGGCGAGATAGGCAACAAGAAGGACCTGATCGCCTGGCGGGACATGCTCGTCGGCAGCCGCGAGAACATCGCCAAGCTGAAGAAGGACGGTCGCAGCATGGAGGAAACCGTCGCCGCCAAGCCCACCGAGAAGTGGGATCCCGTCTTCGGAAACTGGGCGATCTCGCCGGCATTGTTCACCCGCCTTGTTTACGAGGGCGTCTGA
- a CDS encoding pyridoxamine 5'-phosphate oxidase family protein, with amino-acid sequence METEKHISSDVAFSPSVKEIQTRKGSRRSYARVEERGGWATAITPDLKDFIEKQISIFMATANRECQPYIQHRGGPPGFLRVLDETTLGFADYIGNRQYITQGNLADNDKAQLFLIDYGSRSRVKIWGTARVVEDDPALLDELMPKGYQARPEQVILFHVEAWDANCPQHIPLRFEADEVLKAIESRDSRIKELEAEIATLKSAASSGVR; translated from the coding sequence GTGGAGACCGAAAAGCATATCTCGAGCGACGTCGCCTTTTCGCCGTCGGTGAAGGAGATCCAGACAAGGAAGGGATCGCGCCGATCCTACGCCCGCGTCGAGGAGCGCGGCGGATGGGCGACTGCCATCACCCCTGATCTGAAGGATTTCATCGAGAAGCAGATCAGCATCTTTATGGCCACCGCCAACAGGGAATGCCAGCCGTATATCCAGCACCGGGGCGGCCCGCCAGGGTTCCTCCGTGTGCTCGACGAGACCACGCTTGGTTTCGCGGACTACATCGGCAACCGCCAATACATCACGCAGGGAAACCTCGCCGACAACGACAAGGCGCAGCTTTTCTTGATCGACTACGGCAGCCGGTCGCGGGTGAAGATCTGGGGGACGGCCCGTGTTGTCGAAGACGATCCGGCGCTCCTCGATGAGTTGATGCCGAAAGGGTACCAGGCCAGGCCGGAGCAGGTGATCCTTTTCCATGTCGAAGCCTGGGATGCAAACTGCCCGCAGCATATTCCGCTCCGGTTCGAGGCTGACGAAGTGCTGAAGGCGATCGAGAGCAGGGACTCGCGGATCAAGGAACTGGAGGCGGAGATCGCCACACTGAAATCTGCGGCATCTTCCGGCGTTCGATAG
- a CDS encoding PAS domain S-box protein, producing MDTTAGLRMLRALSVDADRDRIADALATACLGCGKVGRAEVVFLSEDGSHPSVPASVISSLSETRKPVAMTNHALAGEGLACSLLVPLQFGERILGILELESFSIAAFDAEETEAFEILATYAAVRIAKATSDAELGQVRERARLAERELRLSWDMLPAHAWHTKPDGILEAVNRQWSTYFGLTEEESVGFGYMRVFHPDDRARVDTIWTRLRTEEVAGGTESRMVGRDGSSRTFLIRAVPIRDESGKVIRWYGINIDVEDLKVAQDRIQESERRYAATLSSIGDAVISTDDKGHLIFINPVAEKLTGWTQQDAAEKSVAEVFQLIDEAREVVADPVSEILGREVDLAIGNQYTLRSRAGSESIVDLSGAPIIDSRGDMKGAVLVFRDMTQRNETAEALRKSKEDLARMSRLTAIGELAVSVAHEMNQPLMAIVTNAAAALSWLESRSPNIEEASEAIGWVLRDGHRAGAVLSGILALARNSRPKVEPLSIRGVIEEVLHLTKSELRQQGVVVEAAYDGAADAVNGDRIQLQQVLINLVMNGADAMTTLEDERRVLHVVTRLQSDGLAQVSVSDNGVGLDPDTADRAFEAFFTTKATGIGMGLSICRSIIEAHGGHIWVTTKKGKGSTFSFTLPPPSSSQERSATLEE from the coding sequence ATGGACACAACGGCAGGCCTGCGAATGCTCCGAGCGCTGTCCGTCGATGCGGACCGCGATAGGATCGCCGATGCGCTCGCGACGGCCTGTCTGGGGTGCGGCAAGGTCGGACGGGCGGAGGTGGTCTTTCTTTCCGAAGACGGCTCGCACCCAAGTGTTCCCGCTTCGGTCATCTCGTCGCTTTCAGAGACCCGGAAACCGGTCGCGATGACGAACCACGCCCTAGCTGGAGAGGGTCTCGCTTGCTCCTTGTTAGTGCCGCTACAGTTTGGAGAGCGCATTCTTGGCATCCTGGAGCTGGAGAGCTTCTCGATCGCGGCGTTCGACGCGGAGGAAACCGAGGCATTCGAAATCCTGGCCACTTATGCCGCCGTCCGGATCGCGAAGGCGACATCGGACGCCGAACTCGGGCAAGTGCGTGAAAGAGCGCGTCTAGCCGAGCGGGAGCTCCGCCTTTCATGGGACATGCTTCCCGCCCATGCCTGGCACACGAAACCGGACGGCATCCTCGAGGCAGTCAATCGACAGTGGTCAACTTACTTCGGCCTTACCGAGGAAGAGTCCGTCGGCTTTGGTTACATGCGTGTCTTCCATCCGGACGATCGGGCGCGCGTCGACACCATCTGGACGCGGCTGCGAACCGAAGAGGTAGCGGGAGGCACCGAGTCCCGCATGGTAGGCCGCGACGGCTCTTCGCGCACGTTTCTCATACGGGCAGTGCCGATCAGAGACGAAAGTGGCAAGGTAATCCGTTGGTACGGCATTAACATCGATGTCGAGGACCTGAAGGTCGCGCAGGATCGGATCCAGGAGAGCGAGCGGCGTTACGCGGCGACGCTGTCGAGTATCGGCGACGCGGTGATATCGACGGACGACAAAGGTCATCTGATATTCATCAATCCGGTAGCGGAGAAGCTTACAGGGTGGACGCAGCAAGATGCCGCGGAGAAATCGGTGGCAGAAGTATTCCAGCTGATCGACGAGGCGCGCGAAGTCGTCGCCGACCCGGTGTCGGAGATACTCGGCCGCGAGGTCGATCTCGCAATCGGCAACCAGTACACCCTCCGATCCAGGGCCGGGTCGGAATCGATAGTCGACCTGTCCGGAGCGCCCATCATCGACTCTCGTGGCGACATGAAGGGCGCGGTGCTGGTGTTCCGGGACATGACCCAACGAAACGAGACCGCGGAAGCTCTGCGCAAATCCAAGGAGGACCTTGCTCGCATGAGCCGTCTGACCGCGATCGGGGAACTGGCCGTGTCCGTGGCGCACGAGATGAATCAGCCGCTGATGGCGATCGTCACAAACGCAGCCGCAGCCTTGAGCTGGCTCGAAAGCAGATCTCCCAACATCGAGGAAGCCTCGGAGGCTATCGGGTGGGTTCTCCGAGACGGCCACCGCGCCGGCGCGGTCCTGAGCGGGATACTTGCTCTCGCACGGAATTCGCGGCCGAAGGTTGAACCATTGAGCATCCGGGGCGTGATTGAGGAAGTGCTGCATTTGACGAAGAGCGAGCTCCGTCAGCAAGGCGTCGTTGTCGAGGCTGCCTATGACGGTGCCGCGGACGCGGTCAATGGCGATCGCATCCAGCTCCAGCAGGTGCTGATCAACCTGGTCATGAATGGCGCGGATGCAATGACGACGCTGGAAGACGAGCGAAGGGTATTGCACGTAGTCACCAGACTTCAGAGCGACGGGCTTGCGCAGGTGAGCGTGTCGGACAACGGCGTCGGCCTCGATCCAGATACGGCCGACCGGGCGTTCGAGGCGTTCTTTACAACGAAGGCGACTGGCATCGGCATGGGGCTCTCGATCTGCCGATCCATCATCGAGGCCCATGGAGGACATATCTGGGTCACGACTAAGAAGGGCAAGGGAAGCACGTTCAGCTTTACCCTTCCGCCTCCGTCATCCTCGCAAGAGCGATCCGCAACTCTTGAAGAATAG
- a CDS encoding alpha/beta fold hydrolase — translation MGTVKVKDGTEIFYKDWGSKDAQPIVFHHGWPLSGDDWDNQMLFFLSEGYRVIAHDRRGHGRSSQSRTGHEMDTYAADVAEVAEALDLKKAVHIGHSTGGGEVVHYVARAKPGRVAKAVIAGAVPPVMLKSDKNPGGLPIDVFDGLRKALAANRAQFYIDVPTGPFYGFNRPDAKISQGLIDNWWRQGMMGAANAHYECIKAFSETDFTEDLTKIEVPVFVMHGTDDQIVPYQDAALLSVKLLKNGTLKTYDGYPHGMLSTHPEVLNPDILAFIKG, via the coding sequence ATGGGAACTGTAAAAGTGAAGGACGGAACCGAGATCTTCTACAAGGACTGGGGTTCGAAGGATGCGCAGCCGATCGTCTTCCACCACGGCTGGCCGCTGAGTGGCGACGACTGGGACAACCAGATGCTCTTCTTCCTTAGTGAAGGATACCGAGTTATCGCGCACGACCGTCGCGGCCATGGCCGGTCCTCGCAAAGCCGGACTGGTCACGAGATGGACACCTACGCCGCCGACGTTGCAGAAGTGGCGGAAGCTCTCGATCTCAAAAAAGCGGTCCACATCGGTCACTCGACCGGAGGCGGCGAAGTCGTCCATTACGTCGCGCGGGCAAAGCCGGGCAGGGTTGCCAAGGCGGTCATCGCGGGCGCAGTCCCTCCGGTCATGTTGAAATCCGACAAGAACCCCGGCGGCCTTCCGATCGACGTCTTCGACGGCTTGCGCAAAGCACTGGCCGCCAATCGCGCGCAGTTCTACATCGATGTACCGACCGGCCCGTTCTACGGCTTTAATCGCCCGGACGCCAAGATCTCGCAGGGTCTGATCGACAACTGGTGGCGGCAGGGCATGATGGGCGCCGCTAACGCCCACTACGAATGCATCAAGGCTTTCTCGGAGACGGACTTCACCGAAGACCTGACGAAGATCGAGGTGCCGGTATTCGTGATGCATGGCACGGACGACCAGATCGTCCCCTACCAGGATGCCGCCCTCCTGTCGGTCAAGCTTCTGAAGAACGGGACGTTGAAAACGTACGATGGATATCCGCATGGGATGCTGTCGACGCATCCGGAGGTGCTGAACCCGGACATCCTGGCATTCATCAAAGGATGA
- a CDS encoding SDR family NAD(P)-dependent oxidoreductase, whose amino-acid sequence MNMRLQGKIAVVTGANSGIGLATAKRFAEEGARVFMTGRRREQLDAAVSEVGANARGVQGDIANLGDLDHLYDIVKAEAGHLDIVFANAGGGEFAPLGAITEEHYDRTFAINVKGTLFTVQKALPLLKDGGSVILTGSTAASTGIPAFSVYGATKAAIRSFARNWILDLAPRGIRVNVLAPGATSTPGWHDLATSEDMKKEMMRLTLAGIPLGRMGDPREIANAALFLASDESSFVNGCELFADGGSAQI is encoded by the coding sequence ATGAACATGCGACTCCAGGGAAAGATCGCCGTCGTTACCGGTGCTAACAGCGGCATCGGCCTTGCGACCGCCAAGCGATTTGCAGAAGAGGGCGCTCGCGTCTTCATGACCGGCCGGCGCAGGGAGCAACTCGATGCGGCCGTCAGCGAAGTCGGTGCGAACGCCCGAGGTGTCCAAGGCGACATCGCCAACCTCGGCGATCTCGATCATCTTTATGATATCGTGAAGGCCGAGGCCGGCCATCTGGACATCGTGTTCGCAAACGCCGGAGGAGGGGAGTTCGCACCGCTCGGCGCGATAACCGAGGAGCACTATGACCGGACCTTCGCCATCAACGTCAAAGGCACGCTTTTCACTGTTCAGAAGGCATTGCCGCTCCTGAAGGACGGCGGCTCCGTCATCCTGACCGGTTCGACGGCGGCGTCGACGGGCATTCCGGCGTTCAGCGTCTACGGCGCGACGAAGGCTGCCATCCGCAGCTTCGCCCGGAACTGGATCCTTGACCTCGCTCCACGCGGCATTCGGGTGAACGTGCTTGCGCCCGGCGCGACGTCGACGCCTGGCTGGCACGATCTTGCGACGTCGGAGGATATGAAGAAGGAGATGATGCGTCTGACCTTGGCGGGTATCCCCCTGGGGCGCATGGGCGATCCACGCGAAATCGCCAACGCCGCACTCTTCCTTGCCTCGGACGAAAGCAGCTTCGTCAACGGATGCGAGCTTTTCGCGGACGGCGGGTCGGCGCAAATATAG